A stretch of Henckelia pumila isolate YLH828 chromosome 4, ASM3356847v2, whole genome shotgun sequence DNA encodes these proteins:
- the LOC140865339 gene encoding probable WRKY transcription factor 48 has translation MEEKKGESAGIVTQQNSLQNPALLLDHMIMFPDTTLFDLSCQESPLFHHKNSLGFIDMLNSFQDFSNPSSIFDDLLQSITAPPPPPPGNSEVVDAPATPNSSSISSSSTEAAAVNDDSKKAETTVEEEEEEEEEEEEDKANDEQLKPKKKNQKRQREPRFAFMTKSEIDHLDDGYRWRKYGQKAVKNSPFPRSYYRCTSTSCGVKKRVERSSEDPSIVVTTYEGTHVHPCPITPRGCTFGILPETSAFGDMGGNPSHFVVPQIFQLYQQQQQLTQPYFNNLTPTLTPRTHHLNTSSTVSSFPLPTSTLLQERPFCPSLARDHGLLQDMLPSQILLMEPKEE, from the exons ATGGAAGAGAAGAAAGGCGAGTCTGCCGGAATAGTCACACAGCAGAATTCGCTTCAAAACCCAGCATTGTTGTTGGATCACATGATCATGTTTCCAGACACCACCTTGTTCGACTTGTCCTGCCAAGAATCTCCACTCTTTCATCACAAGAACTCCTTGGGCTTTATAGATATGCTGAATTCTTTCCAAGATTTCAGCAACCCTTCTTCTATATTCGATGATTTGCTTCAGAGCATCACAGCCCCACCTCCGCCGCCGCCCGGAAATTCGGAGGTCGTTGACGCTCCGGCTACGCCCAACTCTTCTTCCATATCTTCGTCTTCGACTGAGGCGGCCGCTGTAAATGATGATTCCAAGAAGGCTGAGACGACcgtggaagaagaagaagaagaagaggaggaggaggaagagGATAAAGCTAACGATGAACA GTTGAAACCCAAAAAGAAGAACCAAAAAAGGCAAAGAGAACCGAGATTTGCTTTCATGACAAAGAGTGAGATCGATCACTTGGATGATGGGTATCGATGGAGAAAGTACGGCCAAAAAGCTGTCAAAAACAGCCCATTTCCGAG GAGCTACTACCGTTGCACTAGCACATCATGTGGCGTCAAGAAAAGGGTGGAGAGATCGTCCGAGGATCCATCCATTGTTGTCACGACCTATGAGGGCACGCACGTGCATCCCTGCCCCATAACGCCCCGTGGCTGCACCTTTGGGATCTTGCCGGAAACCTCCGCCTTCGGAGACATGGGCGGAAACCCATCCCATTTCGTGGTGCCGCAGATATTTCAGCTCTATCAGCAGCAACAACAACTAACACAACCCTATTTCAATAACTTGACACCAACTTTAACACCTAGGACTCATCATCTCAATACATCTAGCACAGTTTCTTCGTTTCCTCTTCCGACGTCGACGTTGCTTCAAGAAAGACCCTTTTGCCCCTCTTTGGCAAGAGACCATGGTCTTCTGCAAGACATGCTGCCATCTCAGATATTGCTCATGGAGCCAAAGGAGGAGTAG